The DNA region taaccctaccctaaccctaaccctaccctaaccctaaccctaactcaaCCCTAAccctaccctaaccctaacccaaccctaaccctaaccctaactcaaccctaaccctaaccctaaccctaatccaaCCCTAACTAAACTCTAACTAAACTCTAACCCTACCCCTAACTCTACCCCTtctcctacccctacccctaaCTTTAGAGTGCAGACGTCAGAAGAAGTAACCCTTCTCCACTTTAAACTTCAGGGTAGATTCAGTGGTGcattaggtttttgttgttgttgttttgttttgttttgttttgttttaatacatCTACAGCATATTGGCTAATGTGAGTTCTTCTTTCTTTGAGTACAATTAGCTGTGTAGACACATCTTCATCTGCCCCTCCTCTCAAAGGATTGAGGGTCGGAAATGCAGGTGATTATCAGAGCTGCCTTTGATACCAACATCCTTCTTTGCAGGGAGCCCTTTGAACTGACTTTGATATGCGGCAATTAAGAGGGATTCCTGCCTGGAGGAACAGCCGCTGTGGCCCTGCCTCTGGTCTCTTCCACTGAGTCCTTGTTTTGAACTATTGATCAAAGATTGAAGGGATCTGTTGTAGCCTGTGTGGGGTaaagagggaggaaactgggtaggaggggagaagaggggccACATCTGCTTATAAATAGTTTTGGAGAAGCATGCTGGTCAGACCTGGCCTGTCTCATTTAACACACCTTCCTTGAGTGGGTTCTCTCTTTCGGAAAAGGCTTCTGTGGGCAACTTGCAGATAGTATCTAGGACCACTCAGCAGCCCAGCCTTCGAAGACTCAAGGGGTCCTGGAGCTCCTGAGAGACCAGAGTGACTGAGGATGGTACTGGTGGCCTTGCTTGGACTCAGCTGGTTCTGTTCACCCCTGGGGGCTCTGGTTCTGGATTTTAACAACATCAAGAGCTCCACGGATGTGCAAGGCGCTGGGAAGGTAAGTGTGGCTAAATCAAAGGGACACTGAGACCAACCGCAAAGATAGCATTGTATCAGGGAGGGCACCCTCACCTGTAAGTGACTTTATGTATGACTGCACTTGCACATGAAATCCAGCTCTCTTCTCATTTACTATGAGGAGAGCACATACTGTAATCCTAAGCCTCAGGAGGCAGGGAATGCAGAATTAACGAGCTGTCAGTGAGTCAGAAGCCAACCTGACTGCTTATAAAAATCTCTCAAAAAGGCATGCAAAGCAAAAGGGGATCAAATGGCTTTCTGGTCCGGGCTCAACATTTATCTACAATTAGTACCTAATGAAAGCAGTACCATGTGCTAGGCCTTCATGCTCACCTGTCTTCCTTACAAGATGAGATAGGCATAGATTTCTATCTAGCAATGATGAAGACAGGAATTTGGACCACGATTACACAGCAGGTGTGTAGGAGTTAGGACTTGAACACATTAGAACATGATCCAGCATTGTAACCCATCATTGTAACCGTCTACTTCACAGGATTGTTTGAGGGGTCATTATCATCTATGGATACTATACATTACACTATTCTCTACAGTGCgtacactgtatacataataaacgACAGTTGGGGAGCAGGGAATGGAGTGGCAATGGGACTTATAATTGTCATATGTAAGACACGCATGAAGAACTTTGGTTTTGCATGGTCCATAACTGATTAAAGACAAATTTCCAAAcacaagttccagaatagccaagatcTTCTCACACGTAGCTTAGTGTCCAAAGCTGGCCACGGCATCCCACTGTCATTAGAGTTTGGCCTCCCAACTCATGCTGTGGATAAAGACCTCTTAGGTCTCACTGAATTTCCCAGCCTGTGACAAGTTTCCCTCCACAGGGCTCACAGTGTGCATCAGACAGGGACTGCAGCGGAGGGAAATTCTGCTTCGCGCTTCATGACGAACGGTCATTCTGTGCCACGTGCCTCAGAGTTCGCAGGCGGTGCCAGAGGAGTGCCATGTGTTGCCCAGGGACAGTCTGTGTGAATGGTGAGCGATCTTGAGCTCCAAGCCTCGGGGCTTCAATCTGATGGCATCGTTGGAGTCATGCAGAGTAGGACTGACCATGGGGGGCAGGCTAGGCATTCTTGGTTCTGGATGAAGTAAATTTGTGTAGCTGTCTTTTTTTGGTGAAGCAAAATCATTTACTACCTGGAGACACCTTTGACCGGTGACAGGGATAGAATGATTTTTAAGGGTGGATTCGAGGTGGACTGCTTTGGAATTTTCCACATTGAATGAGATTTTATTAATCAATTATTTTGTTATATGTGAGCATATAAGTAGTATGTCTCTGGAATATCTTATAAAATGGAACACAGAAGTGCGGCCAAATTCTTGGGCACTACAGTAATGGCACACCTGTACTTGTCCTCAGAGTCACTAACGCTACCGGTTGTCCCTCAGATGTTTGCACTGCAGTGGAAGACACAAGGCCAGTGGTGGACAGAAACACTGATGGCCAAGACGGTACCTATGCAGAAGGAACCACCAAATGGCCAGCTGAAGGAAACAGACCTCAGGGGAAGCCCAGTGCGAAGAAATCACAAAGCAATAAGGGTAAGAGCATCATTCTGAGAGCATGTGTTATCTTAAAAACAACTTTCTCCCTCTCAGCCCACAGGCTGAGACTAGCCTCCTTCACCCCATGTCTGTGAGCTCTTGGGTCAGCTCAAGGGACTCCACTGGTCAGGACAGGGCAAGACCCCTGTGATGACAGCTCAGGGAAAAAACCGTCCAACCCAGGGCTTTCCCTCGCTGGGGTGTAACAaactcctctttccttttctatagCATCAGTATACAAAGCTGATTAAAGTAGATGCATTCACTCCAAACTTGTACAAAGTACAAAATgggtctctgtagccctggctgtcctggaactcactatgtagaccaggctgtcctgaactcagagatccaacagcctctgctggggttaaaagtgttTGCCACCACACTTGGGAATTTACaaatttttctgagaaaacaaaataggAGTCTCAAATCAAAGTCTTCAAATAACAGAATATTTGAAAGTGAAGAGGTGCAAGAGCCGCTCTTGCTCATGGCATTGGGCCAGCTTTGTAAGCAAAGGATTCGTTGTTCACTAAAAATTATTAGCAAACTTTTTAGAGTGCTACTTAAATCTCAGGAAATCACTTCTTTTCTTGATGTGTTTACTAGGTAGAGCTATAATTTCCCTTATTGTGTGAGACCTATGTGTCCTATCGGCTCTGCTATTTTATATATAGGCTCTATAGGTAGTAGCCTTTATTCCCAGACCCCTAATCTCAACTCATTAGTATaaggcataaacacacacacacacacacacacacacacaacccgtCTACCGCCTCAAGAGCCTGTGCCTAACTTGTTACAGGACAGGAGGGAGAAAGCTGTCTTAGAACCTCCGACTGTGGCCCTGGACTTTGCTGTGCTCGCCATTTTTGGACAAAAATTTGCAAGCCAGTTCTACAAGAGGGACAAGTCTGCTCCAGGAGGGGGCACAAAGACACTGCTCAGGCAGAAATCTTCCAGCGCTGCGACTGTGGGCCCGGACTATTGTGTCGAAGTCAGGCGACCGGTAACCGACAACACTCAAGGCTAAGAGTTTGCCAAAGAATCTAAGTTGTAAAAACATGGACTCGTCTTTGTGTTCACACAGAATCCCTGGAactaattttattgtatttttattttattttctgagacaggggtctcactgtgtagccctggctggccttgcactcagagatccacctgcctctacctcttggaTGCTTTTTTTGGAAGGGGGAAgggttctgagacagggtctcaaagtaagctatatagcccaggctggcctcaaactcatgaccctTTTACCTCAGGCGAGCATATTCCACCCAGCACATAAATAAAGCTAAATCTTCTAGCAACTGAAGCAGACAGTGAGCAGATACTGAGATGTCACACTGGGATGATTATTACTTTTGGCTTTGTGTCTACTGTCTACAATACTGACAGGACTCTACAATAAAACAATCCAGACGCCGTGACTCAATTTgttcaaataaatctttaaaaaaactgaaattgTCTGTTTGTGTACAACATGATCTTTGGTACACAGTGGACTGCTtaacagacaaacaaatgaatgCTAGCGAGGTGCCATCAACCCGTGAGTCATGTCAGATGAAGGCCTGCCACCTGAGATAACACACACATCTGCTCTTCTAGTTATCAGTATATAATGCGAATGGGAAATGGTCAAAGAAAgtcattacagttatgaagtcccttgtttctttttctcacccccaccccttttccttttagacagggtctcactatgaagctctGGCATCCTGGAATTcagtatgtagactaggctggcctcaaactcacagagatctgcctgtctctgcctcccaagtcttggGATTAAGGATGTGTACCACCAGCCTGGCAGCCCCTGGTTTCTAAAGAAGCTGAACCAACTTCCAGAGATAGCTCTGGGAGAGCCAGCTGATCTATAAAGGGTGGACAGGGGACAGCGGGGAAGACTGGCTGCAATGTGAGGTGAATGAAAATTCACTAAACACCAATCACATCAGCTCTTATGCTTCTCTAGTAAACCCATGGTACTGTGATCACAAACATAACTAAATTTAAACACATTTGCtaagaaaatattcagtaatAGCTCAAGTTTATTGACTATAGTACATGGTAAGCACAGAGGAGAAGcttaaaaacaccaaaaacccTTACATAGCAAAGGTTAAGAAATAAATTAGGACCCTAGTGGATGTGCCTGGAGTGGGGAGGGGCCATCATTCACTTCTATCCTTGGGCTCCCGGTAGCGCCACTGGATGTAATCAAAAATGTCCTGCTCGCTGTCCACAGGAAGGGGCTCCCCAGCAACTCCTGCAagtagagagagaacaaaagtaTTTGAAGAACTGCATAGATTGCAAATATACACCTGGCCTGAGGGACTCCATCAGCAGTGCAGGCTGACTCAGAATGCAAGGCCCAGGTTCATTTCCAGCTCAGGGGAGAGTGAGTAAGCCACCTGGAAGAAGTTCCTTCCTGCTGCCTCCACTTGCTGACACCAGTCTGTATGAATCTTTTGTCTTATTACCAGTGTTACAGACGAGGCTGGGGTCCCAGCCGTGGCTGGGAGTCACCCGAGTTCATGGCCCTTCCTGCTGGATTTCACAAAATGGTGTTTTGCACTCAGACTGCAGTTATCCTTAAGCTAGCAGCAAGGGCATGACTTAGAAGTTGACCACAGTTATGGACTCTGCATCAGGTGTGTGCACggctaagccagcctgggctacagagcgaTAGATAGCCCGTCTCCAAAattaaatcaatgaaatgaaatgcAGATGCTTGAGCACCTATGGGATCAGAACCCACATGTTTACTAAGGACCCAGAAAACTGTCTGAATGTGGAAATTTGAAAAGCAATGCTCCAATCTGCATGAGATATAAGTCCTGTCTGTATAACTTTTAGGATAAAATGGTAAAACTTTATTCTTCCAGTAGATACTAGTAGTAAACTACACAGTAGATTGTGAAATGTTAAACAagatttttaaattctgatttttagaaacatttatattaatttattagttTTACATGTGGGGTgtgaacacatgcatgtacacatgtgggcATGTGTAGGTCACAGAGGGTATATGTGGAAAACTCAGGATCGTTGTGAGTCTCAGGGCCAGGGATCGCAGGCACCCGTTCTCCTTCCGTTGTGAGTCCCAGGGCCAGGCCCAGGCTTTAGGTAagtccttacctgctgagctgtctcatcTAGTCTTTAAATCTTACAgtataacatgaaaatatttaccCAGGAATTACTCTAtaactttttagattttgttttattttctcctatgagtgtggggtggtggtgatggcaccGAGGGCCTTATTACATCCTAAGAACATGCTTTATTACTGATCTACAGTTTCAGGCACCAGTTTTGAGTGATACTAAAAGAATGATACCCAAGTTCTTCATTAGTCTCAGAGGtacatcaaaacaaaaccctttagaAATAAGATTTCTAATGAGTACTGTAAGGAGGTTGGAAGGACTtaacctcccccttcccctcccacacacactttGCTGAGGATCAAAGCCAGGACCTCATGTATGCAAGACAAGCACTGGAGCAACTAAGCTATATTCCAGCAAGTTAACCAACTCTAACAGAGCTACAAATAACTTTTGCCTCACTGGCCATCAACTGAGGCCTTAAAAGGATCTTTTGTTTCCagtgtttaaaaacataaagaaatgggggctggagagatggctcagcggttaagagcactgattgtgccgggcagtggtggcgcacgcccttaatcctagcacttgggaggtagaggcaggcggatttccgagttcgaggccagcctggtctacagagtgagttccaggacagccggggctacagagagaaaccctgtctcgaaaaaaccaaaaaaaaaaaaaagagcactgattgtcctgagttcaaatcccagcaaccacatggtggctcacaatcatctgtaatgagatctgatgtccccttctggtgcatctgaagacagctacagtgtactttcatataataaacaaataaacctttaaaaaaaaaccataaagaaacTACAATTAAATGGCaggtgtgtcttagtcagggttccatgctgtgaagagacaccatgaccttacaagaacagcatttaattagggctggcttataggttctgaggttcagtccatgccaccacagtgggaagcatggcccTGTCGTGGCAGGCAGGGCAGAAgtggagctgagagctctacatcttgttccaaaggcaagcTGGAGAAGACTGGcaaagcccagccccacagtgactcttcctccaacaaggccacacctgctaacAGCACCACGCCCTGGGGCAAGCTTGGTTATCTTCAAATACCTTGTTTTTGAGAGGAAGCTCgtatagcctaggctgccctcaaacttgctGAGTAGCCAAGGCTAATCCTACTTCCAGACCTCCCAagaggctgggattacaggcactaTATAGCACATGGTGACAACTCCAGCTAAAACATCTTTGGAAGCAACCTTCTTTCCAGATGAAAGCATGGCTGCTCAGGCAGTCACAGACACTCACCAGTGACCCCCAGGGGGCGGATGGTGTAAGGCAGTCACAGACACTCACCTGTGACCCCCAGGGGGCGGATGGTGTACTCATTGATTGTGAAGCCCTTTTCCAGGGCATGCGCTCTCATATTCTTATTAAAGATGTCACTCCCAGTGAAGTAAAGAACACCACAGTAGTACTGATCTTTGGGGATCAACCTTAGGGAAAAATATTTCCTTATCACATATTTCAAGTTTGACAAATAAAAGTTTTCTAAAATCAGTGAAGACAAAACACCTGAGGCCAGTCTGCGTACTCGAGTCACCCACCGACCCACCGATGTCACCCACCGATGTCACCCACCGATCCCACCGATGAGTCACCCACTGACCCACCGATGAGTCACCCACCAATCCCACCGA from Mastomys coucha isolate ucsf_1 unplaced genomic scaffold, UCSF_Mcou_1 pScaffold22, whole genome shotgun sequence includes:
- the Dkk4 gene encoding dickkopf-related protein 4 translates to MVLVALLGLSWFCSPLGALVLDFNNIKSSTDVQGAGKGSQCASDRDCSGGKFCFALHDERSFCATCLRVRRRCQRSAMCCPGTVCVNDVCTAVEDTRPVVDRNTDGQDGTYAEGTTKWPAEGNRPQGKPSAKKSQSNKGQEGESCLRTSDCGPGLCCARHFWTKICKPVLQEGQVCSRRGHKDTAQAEIFQRCDCGPGLLCRSQATGNRQHSRLRVCQRI